In the genome of Mucilaginibacter sp. 14171R-50, the window CAAACCAAAAGGTGGTAATGACAAAACCTAACGGCGACGAAATGACCGGAACAAGCTTTGTAACCGACGATAAATTGCAAAATCCGAAGTTTCAAAACTCAACTGCCATTATCCACGTTGACGGCAGCCTTGCGCAATAAAGGGCAGTAATTTTTACGCAAATTTTTGTGTTATAGAATTTTAGTAAAAATTGTATCTTGCGCCTCTTTTTGAGAAATATAAAATATATATAGTTGTATGGGTATAATGAGTTATTTGCGGGAGCGAATGGGAAAAATTCTCGCAGGAGTTATTGGATTGGCGCTTTTTGCGTTTATCGCAGGCGAAGTGGTACAATCAGGAGGTGCTTTTTTCAGGGATGATGTTCATAACATCGGCGAAGTGAACGGCGAAAAAATTCCGTACGTTGATTTTAATAACAGGTTAGAGCAAAGTACACAGCAGTTTAAGCAACAGTCTGGCCAAAGCCTTACACCTCAGATCACCAACTACATACAGGAGACCACCTGGAACCAATTTTTAACTGAGTTACTTTTAAATAAAGAGATAAATAAACTGGGCATTGTTGTAGGCGATGACGAAACCAGGTCAATGATCAGTGGTAACAACCCCGACCCGCAGATACAGCGCCAGTTTGTTGATGATAAAGGCCAGTTTGATAAAACAAAGCTTAACCAGTTTTTAGGTTATCTGCAATCTGCAAAGGTAGACCCTAAACAACAAGAGGCCTGGAACGATTTTGTTAAGCAACTGATCGCCGCAAAAAGGCAGCAAAAGTATATGGCTTTGGTAACCAATGGCTTGTACGTTAACGCGCTTGATGCTCAGGACGATTACCTTGCAAAAAACAAACTGGCAAACTTTAAGTACACAGTGCTTGACTATGCATCAATACCCGATGCTAACGTTAAATTAACTGACAACGATTACAGCACTTATTATAATGATCATAAATCAGAGTTTAAAAACCCGCAGGAGTTGCGCAGCTTTGAATATATAAGCTTCAACGCGGCACCTTCAAAAGCCGATACCGCAGCAGTACGTACGCAGGTTGATAAATTAGCGGCTGATTTTAAGGCAACCCCTAACGATTCACTTTTTGTACAGATCAACTCTGAAACAAAGGCGCAGCTTACTTATCACAAAAAAGGCGAGTTAGAGCCAAAGCTGGATTCGGTAATGTTCGGTGCGGGTAAAGGCTTTGTTTATGGCCCTTACCTGTCAAACGGCAGCTTCAAAATCGCCAAGCTTGTTGATTCAAAAATTGGCCCCGACTCGGTTAAAGCACGCCACATTTTGTTGAACCCTACCACCGAAGGTGGCCTTGATAAAGCTATTGCCAAAGCCGATTCGCTCAAAAAACTGATTGCGGGCGGCAGGCCGTTTGCAGAGTTAGCAAAAAACTTTTCTGTTGACAAGGTAGCTAACGAAAAAGGCGGCGACCTTGGCACTTTTGGCCGTAACACTATGGATCCGGTATTTGAAGCAGCGACTTTTAACGCAAAGGTTGGCGATGTAAAGGTGGTAACCACTCAATTTGGTGTTCATGTGGTTCAGATATTGGATCAAAAAGGATCATCAAGAGTGGTAAAAGTAGCCGTAGTTGATAAACCATTGTTGCCAAGCACTAAAACAACCGCAGCTGTTTACGCCAGGGCACAGTCGTTTTTATCCTCGTTAACCGCCGAAAATTTCGACGCCCAGGCAAAGAAAGCCGGCTTGGCTATTAAAAACGCCGAAGACGTTAACGCTACCGCTGCCAGTGTATTGGGTTTAGATAACGCACGCGACATTGTAAAGTGGGCTTTTAAATCAGAAAAAGGCGCTTTCTCTGACCAGGTGTTTGCGGTTGGCGACCAGTATGTGGTTGCCCGTTTAACCACTATAAAACCAAAAGGCGTTTTACCTTTGGATGTTGTTAAAAAACAAATTGAACCCATGGTACGCATACAGGTTAAAGGAAAACAGCTTAGCGATAAATTCCAGGCTGCTTTGAATGGCGCTTCAAACATCGATCAGGTTGCCCAAAAAGTCGGCAGCAAAGTAGTGCCTTTGCAAAACATAGTATTTGCCAACCCGGTAATACCAGGTGCAACAGCCGAATATAAAGTGGTAGGTACGGTATTTGGTTCGCAGCCAAACAAACTTTCTAAACCTGTCGCCGGCCAGCAAGGCGTTTATGTATTTACGTTGGATAGCTTTACAAACCCAGCACAGCTTACTAACAATGTAAGGGAGAAACAACAGATAGGCCAGGCGCTTGCACAACGCTCGCAAGGCCAGGTGCTTGATGCCCTGAAAGATAAGGCGAATGTAAAAGATAACAGGGCGAAGTTCTTGTAACAAAAATTTAAAGTAATTTTGCATCCGGCAATAACGTTATAGTTATTGCCGGATTTTTTTTATACCATGGAGATACAGGAAAACATTATAAATAAAGTAGCGCAAAGCGGCCTGGTCACTTTAGACCCGGCGCAGTTTTACGCACCGGGCGAGCGTGTGGTTTATGATATCAAAGACAACTTGTTCCACGGCCTTATACTGCGCGAAAAAGATTTTCGCGAGTTTGTAAAAACACACGATTGGGCCCAATATCAGGGCAAAAATGTTGCGGTTACCTGCACAGCCGACGCCATTGTACCTGCCTGGGCATATATGTTACTGGCCAACCGTTTGGCGCCGTATGCCCGCCAGGTAGTTTTTGGCGATGCTGAAGTTTTAGAAACCGTATTGTTTGTAAAAGAGGTTTCGCGCCTTGATGTGGAGCAATACCGCGATCAGCGCGTAGTGATTAAAGGCTGCGGTGATATCCCGGTGCCGGTATCGGCGTATGTAGAGTTAACGCAAAGGCTTACGCCGGTGGCAAAAAGCCTGATGTTTGGCGAACCCTGCTCTACCGTACCCATTTATAAACGCAAAGATTAAACCGTTTGGCGGCAATTGCGTCTATATCAAATACATGAAGAAATATTTTTTATTCCTGCTAATGCTTGCCGGTGTTTCGGCCGCATTTAGCCAGGAAGTAACCAAAACAAACGAAGTTGCATTTCAGGCCGGCGAACAAATAACTTATAAGCTTAAATATGGCATATTTACCGCGGCCGAGGCCGTTATAAAAGTAGAAAACAGCCCTGTTAAGTTTGACAATCACCCCGCACTCCATATATTCGCCGACGCTAAAACAGCTGGTACATTTAACCTGCTTTTTAAAGTACGTAACAGATACGAAACCTTTATTAATCCGCAAACCCTGCTGCCTTACTACTATTCCGAGCAAAGGCAGGAGTCGAGTTACCGGCATAGCGATAAGGTAACTTTTGACCACGATACCGGAATGATAACTGCTGATAAAGGCAAGTTCCCTTTTAAAGGTAACGTGTTCGATTTTTTATCAGCATATTACTTTGCACGTAACATCGATGTGTCAAAATTAAAGGTGGGCGATAAATTAAGTATGCGTTACTTTTTAGAGGATGGGATACATACGCTTACCATAACATTTATGGGCCACGAGCAGGTAAAATGCGGCTTGGGCACCTTCGACTGTTTAAAATTCAACCCTACAATTATCCCCGGGCGTATATTCCGAAAAAATAGTAAGCTATATTTGTGGATAACTAACGATAAGAACCGCATACCCGTTAAAGCGCATGTAGAGTTGATAGTTGGCAGTTTGGTAATGGACCTTACACAGGCCAGCGGGCTTAAATACCCGCTAAACCCGGTAAAAAAATAAAGATACTGATGATCGAAGTTGGAAGCGTGTTATTGCACGAGGATGTAATAAAAAACAATTTTGTTTGTAATTTGAATAAATGCAAAGGCGCCTGCTGCCTTGAAGGCGACTCGGGCGCGCCCTTAAATCACGACGAACTGGAGATACTGGCAGATATTTATCCAAAGGTAAAACCTTATATGACGGCCAAGGGCATTGCCACCATTGAACGCGAAGGCACCCATGTAACCGATTTTGAAGGAGATTATACTACACCGTGCGTTGATGTAAATAAAGAATGCGCTTACGTAACCTGGGAGAACGGCATTACCAAATGCGCCATAGAAAAAGCGTATGAGCAAGGCGCGGTAACCTGGCAAAAACCAATATCCTGCCACTTATACCCTATCCGCATTACGGCTTACCCCGAGTTTGATGTGCTTAACTATGATCGCTGGAGCATTTGCAGCCCTGCATGTACATTTGGCAACGAACTACAGGTAAAAGTGCACGAGTTTTTGAAAGGCCCGCTCATTCGTAAATACGGCGAAGAATGGTACCGCGAACTGGAAGATACGGTTGCGGGCATCTGATAGGATCGACTAATGTATGTCGGATATCCAACACCGAATTCCCCACTTCGTCATTCGTTATTGGGTGTTCAGTATTCGATATTACCCTACCAAATACAAGCTTTTACAATTAATTTAAATAATATTGCATTTTATATTATTTATTAATGAAAAAGGCTTTAATAACGGGTATAACCGGACAAGACGGCGCATATTTAGCTGAATTTTTGCTTAAAAAAGGATATGAGGTGCATGGCATTAAACGCCGCTCATCATCATTCAATACCGACCGGATAGACCACCTTTACCACGACCCGCACGAAACCGGTGTTAAATTGCAGCTGCACTACGGCGACCTTACCGATGCCATGAATTTAACCCGGCTTATACAAGAAATACAGCCCGATGAAATATATAACCTTGGCGCACAAAGCCACGTTAAGGTAAGCTTTGACTCCCCTGAATACACGGCCAATGCGGATGGACTTGGCGTGCTCCGTATATTAGAAGCCATCAGGTTATTGGGACTTACCAAAAAAACGCGTTTGTATCAGGCATCTACATCAGAGCTTTATGGTTTGGTGCAGCATGTTCCGCAAAGCGAAACAACGCCTTTTTATCCACGCTCGCCTTATGCTGTAGCTAAGCTTTACGGGTATTGGATAATAGTGAACTATCGCGAAGCATATCAAATGTACGCATGTAATGGTATATTATTCAATCATGAAAGCCCTATACGCGGCGAAACATTTGTTACCCGCAAAATTACCCGCGCGGTTGCCAAGATCGGGTTAGGGCTGCAGGATTGCCTGTATATAGGCAATTTATCGGCGCAGCGCGATTGGGGCCACGCTAAGGACTATATTGTTGCGATGTGGCTGATGTTGCAGCAGGAGAAGCCGGAGGACTATGTAATAGCAACCGGCGTTACCACTACTGTGCGCGAGTTTATTAAAATGTCGTTCGCTGAATTGGGTATCGAGGTGGAATTTAGCGGCAAGGATGAAAATGAAAGAGGCGTTATCATTGATATTGACCAGCAAAAAGTAGAATTGTTAGGCTTAAACGCTGATGCTTTAAGGTTTGGCCAAACGGTTGTTAAGGTCGACAGCAACTATTTCAGGCCTACGGAAGTTGACCTGTTAATTGGCGACCCCTCAAAAGCAAAAAAACAATTAGGCTGGCAACCAAGTTATGATTTGCAAGCCCTGGTTACTGATATGGTACAGTCTGACCTGCATTTAGCAAAAAAGGACGAACACATGAAAAAAGGGGGATTTAAGACGTTAAACTACTTTGAATAGCTTAGTTCATTCGGTATCAATATGAAGAGATTATTTATCAGCATAACATTACTACTGGTTACGGTGGGCATAGCCCGTTCTCAATCGGTATACCAGCCGTACTCATACGACTTCTATCAAAAGTTTAATGCTGATGCTTACTCAACCAAAACCCGCCTGCATACTGCCATAAAACCTTTTTTTGTTGACGATTCGCTACTGATGCACCGCTATGATTCGATCATGAACTATGGCAGCGATGCATCAAACAGTAATATATTGTACCGCAAATTGTTTAACGAACATTTGGTAGACGTGAAAGGTGTAAACTCTACTTTTTATGCCGATCTGTTGCCCGATTTTAATATTGGCCGGGACCTCTCTGCTAAACAAAACACCTACCTCAGTTCGCTTGGATTGCAATTTGGAGGTACTGCCGGTAAAAAGTTTTCTTATTATGTATCGGGGTATTTGAACCAGGCCAGGGTGCCGGATTATATCTCTACCTACATCAGGCAGGTTGGTATTGTGCCCGGGCAGGCGTATGCAAATACCTTTAACAGTAACCCCAACGATTACTCGTGGGATTATATTACGGCTAATGTATCGTACACCCCGGTTAAGTATTTAAACATAAGCGCCGGGCGCGACAAAACATTTATCGGCGACGGCTACCGCTCCCTCCTATTATCTGATTATGCTTCGCCGTACCCTTTTTTCAAGCTTACCGCAAACCTGGGCAACGTAAAATATATGGCCATGTGGGCATACTTTACCGACCCTGCCGGCACCAGCGACAAATTTAAAGACCGCAATAAGTGGGGGATATTCCATTACCTTGACTGGAACGTAAGTAACCGATTGTCGCTTGGCTTTTTTGATTCTATCATTTGGGCCAATGAGGACGACCAGGGCCACACCCACGGTTTCGATTTCAGCTACATAAACCCGGTAATATTTCTAAGGCCTGTTGAAGCCGCAAATGGCTCGCCTGATAACGCGCTGATAGGTTTTACAACTAAATACAAATTAACCGACGGCCTAACTGCTTACGGCCAGTTCTCGCTTGATGAATTTACGGCTAAGGAGTTCTTCTCTAACCCGGGTTATTCAAACAATAAATTCGGTTATCAGCTCGGGGTAAAGGGCGCCAACCTGTTCGGCGTTACCAATCTTAACTATCTGTTAGAAACCAACACCGTAAGGCCTTACACTTATTCAGAAAGGGCCAGCATACTAAATTACTCGGCCAATAGCGAACCACTGGCGCACCCCTGGGGCGCCAACTTCCGCGAAGTGGTTGCGCTGCTTAACTACTCCTACAAACGGTTTGACCTGATGGGTGAAGTAGATTACGGGCATTACGGACTTGATATGAATGGTATAAACTACGGTAAAGACATATTTCAGCATTATACTACACCGTTAGCTAAATATGGCAACACTATTGGGCAGGGCTTAAAAACAAACATGGTGTACCTGCAGGGTAAAATTGGTTATGTACTTAACCCCAAATACAACCTGAGGTTAGAACTGGGAGGCATATACCGCACCGAAAAGAACAGCGATTTTAACGACAAGACCGCCATGATAACCTTTGGTGTTCGCAGTTCGTTCCGCCAGATCTATACCGACCTGGCCAGCTATAAAACGCACTGAGGAAGATCCTCATTCACAAAAAAAGACTGAAATATTATTAAGGTGTTCACGTTCGGCACACGTGAACACCGTGAACACTCATGAATGGTTGATAATGAGACAATTAAGATTTTGATGTTTTAACTATAATCAATGGCAGGCTATTCTGAGGTTATACCGCTTTCATTTCGCTTTTTATCGCCCTTAAAAACTCATTGGCATGCTGCGATCCGATGATGTAAACAAGCCCATCCCTATCGGTTAGGTGTATGGCATCGTTACCGGCAGCGTAAAAGCGTATGGTACCTTTGGTATGCAGGTTATAAACCGGGTTGTTAAACAAATACCTGCTGTACGATCCTTTTTCAACCTTCACAATACTGTTCAGGTCTATTTTTACCCGGCGGGTGCTCCAAAGGCCGTCAAGTAAAATACTTTTGTTGATAACACGGGTGCTAAAGTGCAGCAGGAAGCCCATGATAATGGATATGATAATGATAACAAATCCAACGATGGCTAACAAGTCGCCGTTGCGTTCGCGTTCGTCAGTAAAAAAATAAGCAGCAAAACAAAACATGGCTAAAACAAGGCGTATGGTTATAGGTATCCATTCGCGGCCCAGGTATTGTTTTTCAATAAAAACCGATTTATCGCTCATAATTTATACAGTTCGAATATAGTAACTTTTTTAGTGTTATCGCTTACTTTATACCTTTCGCTCAAACGGTAACCACCAACCCAAATGATATCGCCATTGCCGTTTACCAGTATCGGCACACCACCTTTTTGATGCAAAGGGATTTTTTGATGTATAAAAAAATCGCTTAGCTTTTGCCTGGTCTTCATCCCCAGTGGATAAAAAGTATCTCCCTGCTGCCATGCGCGAAGCGTTAGCGGGTAAACCAACTGTTCCGCATCTACCGAAACCGCCAGGGGATTATCCTTCACGATAAGCGGACTATCATCATGCAGCACAGTCAATTTATAGTTGTTATACCCCACATTGGTATCGCCAGGGCTAAAACTAACTGCCTTATCCTTTACACCCGCTTTTGGCGATATAATGAGCCTGCCCCTATCTACCAATAACATAAACCCTGCACTTTCAAATACCCTGCCCGGATGCCTGCCAAGTACTGTTATCAGGTCATCAACCACCATTTCGCCGAAGCCGTAATCATACAGCAATTTAAAAAGTAACAAGCGCTTAGGCGATAGCTTTTCTATTTCGTTGATGCTTATGTGTACTTCATTACCTTCAATTAGCAAAAGCTTCTTTTTTAAATCATCTACCTCACGGTTCAACAGCATTTCCAGTTCCCTGAATTTGCGCAGATTGCTTTCAAAAGTGGCCTCGAGGTTGGGGTTAAGCTCTTTTAATATCGGGATAACCTGGTGCCGTAGTTTGTTCCGGGCGTATTTAACCGAGGCGTTCGAGGCGTCCTCTGTATATGTTAAACCTTCCGCAGCAATAATGGTCTGTATTTCGTTGCGCGTCAGGAAAAGCAGGGGGCGCACCAGGTTGCCGTTTTTTGGCAAAATGCCGTGCAAACCAGCAATGCCCGTCCCCCGTGTAAGGTTTAACAATATTGTTTCGATAGTATCGTTCTGATGGTGTGCAAGCGCAATGACATCATAACCTGCTGATTGGCTGACCTCATCAAACCATTGGTACCGCATATCGCGGGCCGCCATTTGGATAGATACCCGGTTATCGGCAGCGTATTGCTGAGTATTAAACTTAACCGTGTGGAAGCTAACCCCCATTTGCAGGGCAAGCTGCCTGGTAAACTCCTCGTCGGCATCAGCTTCGGGGCCGCGCAGGTTAAAATTGCAATGTGCTATGCTAAAATTAAAGCCGGCCGCCTTTAGCAAATGGGCCATTAAAACGGAATCCATGCCTCCGCTTACAGCTGCCAGTATTTTGTTGGCAGGTGTAAATAACTTATTTTGTCCAATAAATTCAACAAAGCGTTTAACAGGAAGCATACATCAAAATTATTAATTTAATAACCCCAGCAAAAAACTAATTTTGCCATTGTGATAAAATACATTCTTAGTACACTTTTAGTGATCATAACCTTAACCGTATCGGCGCAGAAAAAATCTGTAGTGCACCTTATACAATCAAAAAGCAGCGAGGTTATTAAGCTAAACGGCCGGAATGTTATTAAAGTTTACCAGGGTGTTTTTCAACAGGATTATTCCATTATGCGGTCAGACAGCGCATATTTTTATGCTGAAGATAATGCCTTCGACGCTTTTAGCAATGTACATATAACCCAGGGCGATACGCTGAATATTTACGCGGATAAGCTCAATTACAATGGCAATACCAAGGTGGCTGTACTTACAGATAACGTGAGGCTGATTGATAAGGACGCTATTTTAACCACCAATTACCTTACTTATAACACCGCTACCCGCATTGGTACTTATACCGGCGGAGGTAAGCTGATCAATAAAGACAACACCCTTACCAGTAAGAACGGCTATTATTTTGCCTTTTCAAGAGACTCTTATTTCCGTTATAACGTGGTGCTGATAACGCCGGATGCCTTGATAAAAACCGATACCCTGCGTTACAACACCGGCAGCCGGATAGCTTATTTTTACGGGCCCAC includes:
- a CDS encoding DUF3108 domain-containing protein, coding for MKKYFLFLLMLAGVSAAFSQEVTKTNEVAFQAGEQITYKLKYGIFTAAEAVIKVENSPVKFDNHPALHIFADAKTAGTFNLLFKVRNRYETFINPQTLLPYYYSEQRQESSYRHSDKVTFDHDTGMITADKGKFPFKGNVFDFLSAYYFARNIDVSKLKVGDKLSMRYFLEDGIHTLTITFMGHEQVKCGLGTFDCLKFNPTIIPGRIFRKNSKLYLWITNDKNRIPVKAHVELIVGSLVMDLTQASGLKYPLNPVKK
- a CDS encoding gliding motility protein RemB — encoded protein: MKRLFISITLLLVTVGIARSQSVYQPYSYDFYQKFNADAYSTKTRLHTAIKPFFVDDSLLMHRYDSIMNYGSDASNSNILYRKLFNEHLVDVKGVNSTFYADLLPDFNIGRDLSAKQNTYLSSLGLQFGGTAGKKFSYYVSGYLNQARVPDYISTYIRQVGIVPGQAYANTFNSNPNDYSWDYITANVSYTPVKYLNISAGRDKTFIGDGYRSLLLSDYASPYPFFKLTANLGNVKYMAMWAYFTDPAGTSDKFKDRNKWGIFHYLDWNVSNRLSLGFFDSIIWANEDDQGHTHGFDFSYINPVIFLRPVEAANGSPDNALIGFTTKYKLTDGLTAYGQFSLDEFTAKEFFSNPGYSNNKFGYQLGVKGANLFGVTNLNYLLETNTVRPYTYSERASILNYSANSEPLAHPWGANFREVVALLNYSYKRFDLMGEVDYGHYGLDMNGINYGKDIFQHYTTPLAKYGNTIGQGLKTNMVYLQGKIGYVLNPKYNLRLELGGIYRTEKNSDFNDKTAMITFGVRSSFRQIYTDLASYKTH
- a CDS encoding peptidylprolyl isomerase produces the protein MGKILAGVIGLALFAFIAGEVVQSGGAFFRDDVHNIGEVNGEKIPYVDFNNRLEQSTQQFKQQSGQSLTPQITNYIQETTWNQFLTELLLNKEINKLGIVVGDDETRSMISGNNPDPQIQRQFVDDKGQFDKTKLNQFLGYLQSAKVDPKQQEAWNDFVKQLIAAKRQQKYMALVTNGLYVNALDAQDDYLAKNKLANFKYTVLDYASIPDANVKLTDNDYSTYYNDHKSEFKNPQELRSFEYISFNAAPSKADTAAVRTQVDKLAADFKATPNDSLFVQINSETKAQLTYHKKGELEPKLDSVMFGAGKGFVYGPYLSNGSFKIAKLVDSKIGPDSVKARHILLNPTTEGGLDKAIAKADSLKKLIAGGRPFAELAKNFSVDKVANEKGGDLGTFGRNTMDPVFEAATFNAKVGDVKVVTTQFGVHVVQILDQKGSSRVVKVAVVDKPLLPSTKTTAAVYARAQSFLSSLTAENFDAQAKKAGLAIKNAEDVNATAASVLGLDNARDIVKWAFKSEKGAFSDQVFAVGDQYVVARLTTIKPKGVLPLDVVKKQIEPMVRIQVKGKQLSDKFQAALNGASNIDQVAQKVGSKVVPLQNIVFANPVIPGATAEYKVVGTVFGSQPNKLSKPVAGQQGVYVFTLDSFTNPAQLTNNVREKQQIGQALAQRSQGQVLDALKDKANVKDNRAKFL
- the tilS gene encoding tRNA lysidine(34) synthetase TilS; translated protein: MLPVKRFVEFIGQNKLFTPANKILAAVSGGMDSVLMAHLLKAAGFNFSIAHCNFNLRGPEADADEEFTRQLALQMGVSFHTVKFNTQQYAADNRVSIQMAARDMRYQWFDEVSQSAGYDVIALAHHQNDTIETILLNLTRGTGIAGLHGILPKNGNLVRPLLFLTRNEIQTIIAAEGLTYTEDASNASVKYARNKLRHQVIPILKELNPNLEATFESNLRKFRELEMLLNREVDDLKKKLLLIEGNEVHISINEIEKLSPKRLLLFKLLYDYGFGEMVVDDLITVLGRHPGRVFESAGFMLLVDRGRLIISPKAGVKDKAVSFSPGDTNVGYNNYKLTVLHDDSPLIVKDNPLAVSVDAEQLVYPLTLRAWQQGDTFYPLGMKTRQKLSDFFIHQKIPLHQKGGVPILVNGNGDIIWVGGYRLSERYKVSDNTKKVTIFELYKL
- a CDS encoding DUF2480 family protein, with the translated sequence MEIQENIINKVAQSGLVTLDPAQFYAPGERVVYDIKDNLFHGLILREKDFREFVKTHDWAQYQGKNVAVTCTADAIVPAWAYMLLANRLAPYARQVVFGDAEVLETVLFVKEVSRLDVEQYRDQRVVIKGCGDIPVPVSAYVELTQRLTPVAKSLMFGEPCSTVPIYKRKD
- a CDS encoding DUF3109 family protein — its product is MIEVGSVLLHEDVIKNNFVCNLNKCKGACCLEGDSGAPLNHDELEILADIYPKVKPYMTAKGIATIEREGTHVTDFEGDYTTPCVDVNKECAYVTWENGITKCAIEKAYEQGAVTWQKPISCHLYPIRITAYPEFDVLNYDRWSICSPACTFGNELQVKVHEFLKGPLIRKYGEEWYRELEDTVAGI
- the gmd gene encoding GDP-mannose 4,6-dehydratase gives rise to the protein MKKALITGITGQDGAYLAEFLLKKGYEVHGIKRRSSSFNTDRIDHLYHDPHETGVKLQLHYGDLTDAMNLTRLIQEIQPDEIYNLGAQSHVKVSFDSPEYTANADGLGVLRILEAIRLLGLTKKTRLYQASTSELYGLVQHVPQSETTPFYPRSPYAVAKLYGYWIIVNYREAYQMYACNGILFNHESPIRGETFVTRKITRAVAKIGLGLQDCLYIGNLSAQRDWGHAKDYIVAMWLMLQQEKPEDYVIATGVTTTVREFIKMSFAELGIEVEFSGKDENERGVIIDIDQQKVELLGLNADALRFGQTVVKVDSNYFRPTEVDLLIGDPSKAKKQLGWQPSYDLQALVTDMVQSDLHLAKKDEHMKKGGFKTLNYFE